Proteins found in one Sorghum bicolor cultivar BTx623 chromosome 1, Sorghum_bicolor_NCBIv3, whole genome shotgun sequence genomic segment:
- the LOC8062809 gene encoding probable E3 ubiquitin-protein ligase RHB1A: MGGCCCCSSRTSEAVRAPVDIYRQQNLEEHEPLSSAFDGSSPASAIVAVDTNLDTSTPDTYRAPPAPLPYDVVLAVPDNPGLEKPDTKSKTDDHQESINDEQSLKVDESCKKGVTEDKADEEDVCPICLEEYDEENPRSVTKCEHHFHLCCILEWMERKDTCPVCDQITLVDEMFE; the protein is encoded by the exons ATGGGTGGCTGTTGTTGCTGTTCGTCGAGAACATCTGAAGCAGTTAGAGCACCAGTTGATATCTAT CGTCAACAAAATCTTGAGGAGCATGAGCCGTTGTCTTCAGCTTTTGATGGATCATCTCCAGCCTCTGCAATTGTTGCAGTAGACACAAATTTGGATACTTCCACACCTGACACATATCGAGCACCACCTGCACCCTTGCCTTATGATGTTGTTTTGGCAGTCCCAGATAACCCTG GTTTGGAGAAGCCAGACACTAAGAGCAAAACTGATGACCATCAAGAGTCCATAAATGATGAGCAGTCCTTAAAGGTGGATGAGTCATGTAAGAAAGGTGTTACTGAAGATAAGGCTGATGAGGAGGATGTTTGTCCTATCTGCCTTGAAG AATATGATGAAGAAAATCCTCGCTCTGTAACTAAATGCGAGCATCATTTCCATCTTTGCTGCATTCTTGAATGGATGGAGCGAAAAGATACTTGCCCAGTTTGTGACCAG ATAACTTTGGTGGATGAGATGTTTGAATAG
- the LOC8083860 gene encoding queuine tRNA-ribosyltransferase accessory subunit 2 → MRFVVTKVCSGGGKARAGALHIGGGGGGGIGIETPALLLSTRKGLPAFLSCDLLASLPLPDSLLLHVCPTHFIEGPPVKTISAIGGLHGMLGVPDHILVAAASDSIASLPSSDATNKFGASFETPSGRRLVKPSDYMELISCMKPNIWASLADEVPAWVNEKRNKVSVERTLRWLDACIALDVASGTNSFGVIVGGSSLEQRKLCATEVSKRNVSGFWIAGFGLGESIEERCSLLNAVTDCLPPEKPRLVSRLGLPEEVLEGVAAGIDLFDSTYIYQLTMGGFALIFPVDMVEREMQNGILNTSGGDSTKINLRATTYRKDMSRLVDSCNCFTCQNHTRAYLNHLLNVHEMLAQILLEIHNTHHYLRFFRSIREAIKVGEFDLFRQEFVKKRRAHFAALAI, encoded by the exons ATGAGGTTTGTGGTGACGAAAGTTTGCAGCGGCGGggggaaggcgcgggcgggTGCGCTCCAtataggcggcggcggcggcggcggcattggCATTGAGACGCCGGCGCTGCTGCTGTCCACTCGTAAGGGGCTGCCGGCATTCTTGTCCTGCGACCTCCTTGCCTCCTTGCCACTCCCGGACTCCCTCCTCCTCCATGTCTGCCCTACCCACTT TATAGAGGGCCCTCCAGTGAAGACAATATCAGCTATTGGTGGTTTGCACGGTATGCTGGGGGTACCTGATCACATTCTTGTAGCGGCGGCAAGTGATTCTATTGCGAGTCTGCCATCAAGTGACGCCACCAACAAATTTGGTGCCTCCTTTGAAACTCCTTCCGGACGTAGACTG GTAAAACCATCAGACTATATGGAGTTGATTTCCTGCATGAAGCCTAATATATGGGCCAGTTTGGCAGACGAGGTACCAGCTTGGGTGAATGAGAAACGAAACAAAGTCTCTGTTGAGAGGACATTGAGGTGGCTTGATGCATGTATTGCTTTGGACGTG GCTTCTGGAACTAATAGTTTTGGTGTAATTGTGGGAGGATCTAGCTTAGAACAGCGAAAGCTATGTGCCACTGAAGTGTCGAAGCGGAATGTTTCAG GCTTTTGGATTGCAGGATTTGGTCTTGGAGAGAGTATTGAAGAACGTTGCAGTTTGCTCAATGCCGTAACA GATTGCTTGCCACCGGAAAAACCTCGGCTTGTGTCTAGGCTTGGTCTTCCAG AGGAGGTCTTGGAGGGTGTAGCTGCTGGTATCGACCTTTTTGACTCCAC GTATATTTACCAACTTACTATGGGTGGTTTCGCACTGATCTTCCCTGTTGACATGGTTGAAAGAGAGATGCAGAATGGTATACTCAACACTAGTGGTGGGGATTCAACAAAGATTAACTTGCGTGCTACAACGTATCG GAAGGATATGTCACGGCTAGTTGATAGCTGTAACTGCTTCACGTGCCAGAATCACACCCGTGCTTACCTCAATCATTTGCTCAATGTCCACGAGATGTTGGCTCAGATTCTACTGGAGAT ACACAATACTCATCATTATCTTCGTTTCTTCCGATCCATACGTGAGGCCATCAAGGTTGGAGAGTTTGACCTTTTCCGGCAGGAGTTTGTTAAGAAGAGACGTGCCCATTTCGCTGCTCTTGCGATCTAG
- the LOC110433968 gene encoding uncharacterized protein LOC110433968 produces MIEKFNTNLVSENTTLEEKIRGLKDDLLAAQVDSQSLKAQLEAEVVLTGRLRTAINDLLTSWELEHANEAGEAARGDALVDQLCYLGAAVRDRVRDALHIGVKRAMAVVCSGFSYDMEVVSHGFVTDISKTDVENEKRLDSLIDEAEGPGERLAKLFEPEVLPPEAGADAEDEDGGDDDQGL; encoded by the exons ATGATCGAGAAGTTTAACACCAACTTGGTCAGTGAGAATACGACTCTTGAGGAGAAAATCCGTG GGCTTAAGGATGATCTGCTGGCAGCTCAGGTCGACTCCCAATCTCTTAAGGcgcagctcgaggcggaggtcgtGTTGACTGGTCGGCTGAGAACAGCAATCAACGACCTCTTGACCTCTTGGGAGCTCGAGCATGCGAACGAGGCGGGGGAggcggctcgaggcgacgctctagtcgaccagctatgctacTTAGGCGCTGCTGTGAGGGACCGAGTGCGGGATGCACTCCACATTGGGGTGAAGCGAGCTATGGCCgtcgtctgctcgggcttctcctacgatatggaggtggtgtcccacggcttcgtcaccgatatctccaagactgacgtaGAGAACGAGAAGAGGCTCGACTCCTTGATTGATGAAGCGGAGGGACCTGGCGAGAGGTTGGcgaagctgttcgagccagagGTGCTTCCTCCAGAGGCTGGTGCGGACGCAGAAGATGAGGATGGTGGAGATGATGACCAAGGCCTGTGA
- the LOC8083861 gene encoding 26S proteasome non-ATPase regulatory subunit 4 homolog isoform X2: MPARLRERTTRFTAAPLLPPPPATTMVLEATMICVDNSEWMRNGDYPPSRFKAQADAFAILCAAKTQAKESTAGVLAMAGAGKGVSVLVTLTNDFSKVLSSINGLQIGGEANLIAAIRVAQLALKNRKNKQLQQRIIVFVGSPVKDEKSSLEVLGKTLKKNNVALDVVDFGESDDEKPEKLEALVAAVNSGGNSHIIHIPAGGVLSDEIFSSPILSEDPGSDSAAAASGASSFKFGVDRELALALQISMEEERARQEAAAKKAREESSKTGSEGQSSTSNGDTVMADTEPEANSYTEDEKLLHMDEDEILRQAEEISIEDFRCDEQLEGVTDEATSALQTTFQEEETGTQSDASAAKEAAKEV; encoded by the exons ATGCCCGCTCGTCTCCGAGAACGCACCACCCGCTTCACCGCCGCGCCCCTGcttccgccgccgcccgccaccACCATGGTGCTCGAG GCGACGATGATCTGCGTGGACAACTCGGAGTGGATGAGGAACGGGGACTATCCGCCATCGCGGTTCAAGGCGCAGGCCGACGCCTTCGCCATCCTCTGCGCCGCCAAGACGCAG GCGAAGGAGAGCACGGCGGGGGTGCTGGCCATGGCAGGGGCGGGCAAGGGCGTCAGCGTGCTCGTCACGCTAACCAACGACTTCAGCAAGGTCCTATCAAGCATAAACG GGCTGCAAATTGGTGGTGAAGCAAACTTGATTGCTGCTATCCGGGTCGCTCAGCTTGCACTCAAGAATCGGAAGAACAAGCAGCTGCAGCAGAGAATAATTGTTTTTGTTGGCAG CCCAGTAAAAGATGAGAAGAGCTCGCTAGAAGTGCTAGGGAAAACTCTGAAGAAGAACAATGTTGCTCTTGATGTTGTTGACTTCGGTGAATCTGATGATGAAAAGCCTGAGAAACTAGAAGCTCTTGTTGCTGCAGTCAATAGTGGAGGCAACAGTCATATAATTCATATCCCTGCAGGAGGTGTCCTTTCTGATGAAATCTTCAG TTCACCAATATTATCAGAAGACCCAGGAAGTgattctgctgctgctgctagtgGAGCATCAAGTTTTAAATTTGGTGTGGACCGAGAGCTGGCGCTAGCACTCCAGATCTCTATGGAAGAAGAGAGAGCAAGGCAAGAAGCTGCTGCAAAAAAAGCCAGAGAAGAATCGTCCAAAACTGGAAGTGAAGGCCAATCTTCAACCTCAAACGGTGACACTGTTATGGCTGACACAGAACCTGAAGCAAATTCATATACTGAAGATGAAAAACTtctgcatatg GATGAGGACGAGATATTGCGACAAGCTGAAGAAATTTCTATAGAAGATTTTAGGTGTGATGAACAGTTAGAGGGTGTCACAGATGAGGCGACGTCAG CTCTTCAGACGACTTTTCAGGAAGAAGAAACTGGAACTCAGTCTGATGCAA GTGCAGCCAAGGAGGCCGCCAAAGAAGTATAG
- the LOC110432030 gene encoding classical arabinogalactan protein 9-like encodes MPPQNTDTAQCLVIVPCAAPAPCLTILQRRAVGTNVAACIVLASAPTKAPPTKSSSKSTPPSSSADAFASPPPRPAQQRRPPRLRPPPPPVPAAAPPRPRVRVRVRAPTKAAAPAPATSAPVATPTPSPPAPVAEVLAVVPTPETKPMEAPAPAPAKKKKKPSSPSKDKKKKAAFAPALAMVPPSVLSSVEGNE; translated from the exons ATGCCGCCCCAGAACACCGACACGGCGCAGTGCCTCGTCATTGTCCCGTGTGCCGCCCCAGCGCCGTGCCTCACCATTCTGCAGCGCCGTGCAGTTGGTACAAATGTGGCAGCGTGTATTGTGTT AGCATCAGCGCCGACTAAAGCGCCGCCCACCAAGTCCTCTTCCAAATCTACGCCACCCTCCTCATCAGCCGACGCGTTCGCAAGTCCTCCTCCAAGGCCAGCCCAGCAGCGCCGGCCACCGCGCCTACGACCACCCCCGCCACCAGTtcccgcggcggcgccgccccGCCCACGCGTCCGCGTCCGCGTCCGCGCCCCCACCAAGGCGGCCGCCCCTGCCCCAGCCACGTCTGCTCCTGTCGCCACTCCCACCCCCTCGCCGCCCGCGCCCGTGGCCGAGGTGCTCGCAGTGGTGCCGACGCCAGAGACCAAGCCTATGGAGGCCCCCGCCCCGGCGCccgccaagaagaagaagaagccgtcATCTCCGTccaaggacaagaagaagaaggcagCGTTCGCGCCTGCTCTTGCCATGGTACCGCCTAGCGTTCTGAGTTCCGTGGAGGGGAATGAGTGA
- the LOC8083861 gene encoding 26S proteasome non-ATPase regulatory subunit 4 homolog isoform X1 — protein sequence MPARLRERTTRFTAAPLLPPPPATTMVLEATMICVDNSEWMRNGDYPPSRFKAQADAFAILCAAKTQAKESTAGVLAMAGAGKGVSVLVTLTNDFSKVLSSINGLQIGGEANLIAAIRVAQLALKNRKNKQLQQRIIVFVGSPVKDEKSSLEVLGKTLKKNNVALDVVDFGESDDEKPEKLEALVAAVNSGGNSHIIHIPAGGVLSDEIFSSPILSEDPGSDSAAAASGASSFKFGVDRELALALQISMEEERARQEAAAKKAREESSKTGSEGQSSTSNGDTVMADTEPEANSYTEDEKLLHMDEDEILRQAEEISIEDFRCDEQLEGVTDEATSALQTTFQEEETGTQSDASKVFGNQPFAQSVQPRRPPKKYRRHSKKKPEKKHEKKEDEPEGDKSQ from the exons ATGCCCGCTCGTCTCCGAGAACGCACCACCCGCTTCACCGCCGCGCCCCTGcttccgccgccgcccgccaccACCATGGTGCTCGAG GCGACGATGATCTGCGTGGACAACTCGGAGTGGATGAGGAACGGGGACTATCCGCCATCGCGGTTCAAGGCGCAGGCCGACGCCTTCGCCATCCTCTGCGCCGCCAAGACGCAG GCGAAGGAGAGCACGGCGGGGGTGCTGGCCATGGCAGGGGCGGGCAAGGGCGTCAGCGTGCTCGTCACGCTAACCAACGACTTCAGCAAGGTCCTATCAAGCATAAACG GGCTGCAAATTGGTGGTGAAGCAAACTTGATTGCTGCTATCCGGGTCGCTCAGCTTGCACTCAAGAATCGGAAGAACAAGCAGCTGCAGCAGAGAATAATTGTTTTTGTTGGCAG CCCAGTAAAAGATGAGAAGAGCTCGCTAGAAGTGCTAGGGAAAACTCTGAAGAAGAACAATGTTGCTCTTGATGTTGTTGACTTCGGTGAATCTGATGATGAAAAGCCTGAGAAACTAGAAGCTCTTGTTGCTGCAGTCAATAGTGGAGGCAACAGTCATATAATTCATATCCCTGCAGGAGGTGTCCTTTCTGATGAAATCTTCAG TTCACCAATATTATCAGAAGACCCAGGAAGTgattctgctgctgctgctagtgGAGCATCAAGTTTTAAATTTGGTGTGGACCGAGAGCTGGCGCTAGCACTCCAGATCTCTATGGAAGAAGAGAGAGCAAGGCAAGAAGCTGCTGCAAAAAAAGCCAGAGAAGAATCGTCCAAAACTGGAAGTGAAGGCCAATCTTCAACCTCAAACGGTGACACTGTTATGGCTGACACAGAACCTGAAGCAAATTCATATACTGAAGATGAAAAACTtctgcatatg GATGAGGACGAGATATTGCGACAAGCTGAAGAAATTTCTATAGAAGATTTTAGGTGTGATGAACAGTTAGAGGGTGTCACAGATGAGGCGACGTCAG CTCTTCAGACGACTTTTCAGGAAGAAGAAACTGGAACTCAGTCTGATGCAAGTAAAGTTTTTGGCAATCAACCATTTGCGCAATCA GTGCAGCCAAGGAGGCCGCCAAAGAAGTATAGAAGGCATTCGAAGAAGAAACCAGAAAAGAAGCATGAGAAGAAGGAAGATGAGCCTGAGGGTGACAAGAGTCAATAG